The proteins below are encoded in one region of Syngnathus acus chromosome 2, fSynAcu1.2, whole genome shotgun sequence:
- the dlgap4a gene encoding disks large-associated protein 4: MKGLGANRSRHLSDSCEPAGCPQKPLCPLTSDPHCSFMLSPTINHYGTLDPHLHQYPPTSPTTLASECLLPFNQMSNSGTFPRLSFIPQTEQSDFPQGCAGGGQGSRAGTLSTSLSMGMGLGLGLTGAPMITSGSATISSAAAAKMNRLPSNILDQLERHLPLQRDGFSTLQFHRGRMSKQRSESPGRIRHLMHSVQKLFAKSQSLENSSVKGNAITGASEDGGRATHRSKSKDRAKTEGSKQKSRPNALGLWSSDNALDSDTSKAGTIAVGYRNPLCMMTLGRAVSDSQAHPRHIPHGYNTISAHSLKSSKSSSDLKLLGCPVSQVGSKEEEERARSKDDTSVKRGSWSNLTLNQARQVLQKGSATVNRTLLKTKSCHQDLANQFLQVGVPVPLGDWSCTLGPGRAKGTEIPCRRMRSGSYVKAMGDMEDSDDSEGSPKPSPKSAARRQSYLKATQQSFSEQQPPPPARKPRCYALMREDFLWAPLQSACSMQHLSSLPSLKELSTNRSLDNLDCLVSPLETSPGHKDFSYYPATLARGPSAQRVNLHTIFQVCGRGFGHSVPHCEGESQAVDALDLPAPSCFRSRSHSYLRAIQAGCSQDEDTASVDSDSPPPTAKSYNSNTINNRKAPPPVPPRTTSKPLISVTLQSSTESAQDTYLEQQDHVSEALSQSEHSNSSESLCSILTSDLVKRKQAPTSEPAAAAPAPAAASVAPVPAPRDLPPTTSSTASTFIQPQNDTLSLCVTLEQLPTAPKRKLSSIGIQVDCLQPVPREEILALTAPLKFQSIGVQVENGRPLSRDSSMASRQNTETEPQEHHEAAPSESSIANGTGPKTTNCNAKDTATEQTSFKQSSVPSQTSAPPSLTLDPALDPSSLPPPDPSLASGNCNAQGDTAQGGTPACLRDGNWFLKLLQAETGRMEGWCQQMEQETKDNKLSEEVLGTIRSAVGSAQLLISKKFEQFRGLCNENLNVNANPRPTAQDLAGFWDLLQLSIEDISMKFDELYQLKTNNWQLPEKSEVENKRLPSFVPKKQSKLRLSAGKDRSVDSAVDKQRQEARKRLMAAKRAASVRQNSATESADSIEIYVPEAQTRL; this comes from the exons ATGAAAGGGTTAGGAGCCAACCGCAGTCGACATCTCTCTGACTCGTGTGAGCCGGCAGGGTGCCCGCAGAAACCTCTCTGCCCTTTGACCTCTGACCCTCACTGCTCTTTTATGTTGAGCCCAACCATAAACCACTATGGCACCCTAGATCCTCACCTCCACCAGTATCCTCCAACTAGCCCGACCACCTTGGCTTCAGAGTGCCTGCTGCCTTTCAACCAGATGTCCAATAGTGGCACCTTCCCTCGTCTGAGCTTCATCCCGCAGACAGAGCAGTCGGACTTTCCCCAGGGCTGTGCTGGAGGCGGGCAGGGCAGCCGGGCAGGTACGCTCTCCACTTCTTTATCGATGGGTATGGGCCTCGGCTTGGGTCTCACCGGTGCTCCCATGATCACGAGCGGCTCGGCCACCATCTCCTCTGCTGCGGCGGCCAAAATGAATCGATTACCATCCAACATCTTGGATCAACTCGAAAGGCATCTGCCACTGCAGCGGGACGGATTCAGCACTTTGCAGTTTCACAGAGGACGCATGTCCAAACAACGTAGTGAGAGTCCAGGACGGATACGCCACCTGATGCATTCTGTGCAGAAGCTCTTTGCCAAATCTCAATCCCTGGAAAACTCTTCGGTTAAAGGAAACGCAATCACCGGAGCCAGCGAGGACGGTGGTAGAGCGACCCACAGGAGCAAGAGTAAAGATAGGGCTAAGACTGAAGGATCAAAGCAGAAATCAAGGCCAAATGCATTAGGCCTGTGGAGCTCCGACAACGCTCTTGACAGTGATACGAGCAAAGCTGGCACTATTGCTGTCGGGTACCGAAACCCCTTGTGCATGATGACACTCGGTCGAGCAGTATCGGACAGCCAGGCCCACCCGAGACATATCCCACATGGCTACAACACCATTTCTGCACATTCTCTCAAGTCGTCGAAAAGCAGCAGTGACCTCAAGCTCCTGGGCTGTCCGGTATCACAAGTTGGAtcaaaggaagaggaggaacgAGCTCGAAGCAAAGATGATACATCGGTGAAGAGGGGATCCTGGTCTAATCTCACCCTCAATCAGGCCCGGCAAGTGTTGCAGAAAGGCTCCGCTACAGTGAACAGgacacttttaaaaacaaagtcgTGTCACCAAGATTTGGCTAACCAGTTCCTTCAGGTAGGAGTACCA GTTCCTCTTGGGGACTGGTCTTGCACTTTAGGACCCGGCCGGGCAAAAGGAACAGAAATCCCGTGTCGGAGGATGCGCAGTGGCAGCTACGTAAAAGCAATGGGAGACATGGAGGACAGCGATGACTCAGAGGGTAGCCCCAAACCTTCACCCAAATCTGCAGCTCGTCGCCAGAGCTATCTGAAGGCCACTCAGCAGTCCTTCAGTGAACAACAGCCTCCTCCACCTGCACGCAA GCCTCGTTGCTACGCTCTCATGCGGGAGGATTTTCTTTGGGCTCCACTACAGAGTGCATGCTCTATGCAGCATCTGAG CTCTCTGCCCTCTCTAAAAGAGCTGTCCACAAATCGGAGCCTGGACAACTTAGACTGCCTGGTGAGCCCACTCGAGACATCACCGGGACATAAAGATTTCAGCTATTATCCCGCTACTTTGGCCAGAGGACCCTCCGCTCAG CGTGTGAATCTGCACACGATCTTTCAGGTATGCGGGCGTGGCTTTGGGCACTCCGTTCCGCACTGCGAGGGGGAATCACAGGCAGTAGACGCCTTGGACCTTCCTGCACCTAGCTGCTTCAGGTCAAGAAGTCACAGCTATCTGAGGGCCATCCAGGCTGGTTGCTCCCAGGATGAAGATACGGCCTCTGTGGACTCCGACTCACCACCGCCCACCGCCAAAAGCTACAACTCAAACACCA TCAACAATAGGAAAGCTCCACCTCCAGTCCCACCCCGCACCACCTCCAAGCCTCTCATCTCAGTGACACTTCAGAGCAGCACAGAGTCGGCCCAAGACACATACCTTGAGCAACAAGACCACGTCAGTGAAGccctcagccaatcagaacaCAGCAATTCCTCTGAGAGTCTCTGTAGCATCCTCACTAGCGATCTGGTTAAGAGGAAGCAGGCTCCTACTTCTGagcctgctgctgccgccCCTGCACCCGCCGCAGCCTCTGTGGCCCCGGTTCCAGCTCCTCGTGACCTTCCACCCACCACCTCTTCCACTGCTTCAACATTTATTCAGCCCCAAAATGACACCCTGAGCCTCTGCGTCACTTTGGAGCAGCTCCCCACTGCACCCAAGCGAAAGCTATCTTCTATTGGAATTCAG GTGGATTGCCTTCAACCTGTTCCAAGAGAGGAAATCTTAGCTTTGACTGCCCCTCTAAAATTCCAGTCGATTGGAGTTCAAGTGGAGAACGGCAGGCC cCTTAGCCGGGACAGCAGCATGGCCTCCAGACAAAACACAGAGACTGAGCCTCAGGAGCACCACGAAGCCGCACCCTCCGAAAGCAGCATAGCCAACGGCACCGGCCCCAAAACCACAAATTGCAATGCAAAGGACACAGCCACAGAACAGACGTCTTTTAAACAAAGCTCAGTTCCATCCCAAACGTCCGCCCCGCCCTCTCTGACACTGGACCCGGCTTTGGATCCTTCGTCACTGCCGCCACCAGATCCTAGCTTGGCGAGCGGAAACTGCAACGCCCAAGGAGACACGGCACAAGGCGGCACGCCGGCTTGCCTCCGAGACGGGAACTGgttcctgaagctgctgcaggCGGAAACGGGTCGCATGGAGGGCTGGTGTCAACAGATGGAGCAGGAGACCAAAGACAACAAGCTGTCAGAGGAAG TATTGGGGACGATCCGCAGCGCAGTCGGCAGTGCCCAGCTCCTCATATCAAAAAAGTTTGAGCAATTCAGGGGGCTATGTAATGAAAATCTG AACGTGAATGCCAATCCACGGCCAACGGCGCAGGACCTCGCCGGGTTCTGGGATCTACTGCAGCTCTCAATAGAAGACATCAGTATGAAGTTTGATGAGCTCTACCAATTGAAAACCAACAACTGGCAACTTCCTGAGAAATCAGAG GTTGAAAACAAGCGGCTCCCATCATTCGTGCCAAAGAAGCAATCGAAGCTCAGGCTGTCGGCCGGCAAGGACAGAAGCGTGGACTCCGCTGTGGACAAGCAGCGACAGGAAGCCAGAAAACGCTTGATGGCAGCCAAGCGCGCCGCGTCTGTGCGGCAGAACTCGGCGACGGAGAGCGCCGACAGCATCGAAATCTATGTCCCGGAGGCACAGACTCGCCTTTGA